A region from the Triticum urartu cultivar G1812 chromosome 1, Tu2.1, whole genome shotgun sequence genome encodes:
- the LOC125522120 gene encoding protein kri1 translates to MSGEGEGEGERRVLDILAGSDDDSDGPAEDYSNFQIDEGYARRYEHKKRREALDRLKEKKKEALVADPDDEDDDDSDDESDEDEAVAAASRRVDRRVLQVIRRIRSGDSAIFDKDAKVYSSSEDEDEDGAEGEPKEGKKAKKERPLYLKDVNAQHLLEEGPEFAAQAGRGSKYDRIAYNELQREGLKEFLEAEKKALGDGDDEEEDLFKAKQAEGDGGDSEEDEDEKQTEELLGEVFGDDDKLDDNEKFLKNYILNRPYLEPAPEKFSLDDIQEVSQEEDVIETQEDYEDIYNKLGNYKFRHEEVEASEGVVTDRVMGHPRVVEGSVRKKESSRKKQRKSKEERLARAKQEQAEELKHLKNLKKKEIAEKLEKIRMIAGIEGEAACKLGADDLEEDFDPEDYDRKMQEMFDDSYYGADEVDPGFGSGDDLDLVKPDFDKEDELLGLPKDWAPDGKEGSTATGEKKKKKKKNKELANGEEEGEKKKGKISLKDKVELEKELDEYYKLDYEDTIGDLKTRFKYRQVQPNSFGLETYEILQSDDRDLNQYVSMKKLAPYREDEWQVTHHKKLSKDLILGGQKIEGKKVKSHKKSKSGEGPSSGRPETDKPTSEQEETDGKTESKSKKHKTGKRSRSEDGPGSEKAEEVKLTSEQEDADAKTKSKKSKKAKTGKEPRSEEDPSSGKPEEGKLTSEEETGGKKKSTRSERRNRRRKELKISRDRQGAYGLIDLKSQKSN, encoded by the coding sequence ATgagtggagagggggagggggagggggagaggagggtGCTGGACATCCTCGCGGGCTCCGACGACGACTCGGACGGCCCCGCCGAGGACTACTCGAACTTCCAGATCGACGAGGGGTACGCTCGCCGCTACGAGCACAAGAAGCGGCGCGAGGCGCTGGACCGCctcaaggagaagaagaaggaggccCTCGTCGCCGACCCAGAcgacgaggacgacgacgacTCCGACGACGAGTCGGACGAGGACGaggccgtcgccgccgcctcccgccgcgtCGACCGCCGCGTGCTCCAGGTCATCCGCCGCATCCGCAGCGGCGACAGCGCCATCTTCGACAAGGACGCCAAGGTGTACTCCTCGTcggaggacgaggacgaggacggcgCCGAGGGGGAGCCCAAGGAGGGGAAGAAGGCCAAGAAGGAGCGGCCGCTGTACCTCAAGGACGTCAACGCTCAGCACCTGCTCGAGGAGGGCCCCGAGTTTGCCGCGCAGGCTGGCCGCGGCAGCAAGTATGACCGGATTGCGTACAACGAGCTCCAGAGGGAGGGGCTCAAGGAGTTCCttgaggcggagaagaaggcatTGGGGGATGgcgatgatgaggaggaagaTCTGTTCAAGGCGAAGCAGGCTGAAGGAGATGGTGGCGACAGCGAAGAGGACGAAGACGAGAAGCAGACCGAGGAGCTGTTGGGTGAGGTTTTTGGGGATGATGACAAGCTGGATGACAATGAGAAGTTTTTGAAGAATTACATCCTCAATAGGCCCTACCTTGAACCAGCGCCGGAGAAGTTCTCGCTGGATGATATCCAGGAGGTCTCACAGGAAGAGGATGTGATCGAAACTCAGGAGGACTATGAGGATATTTATAATAAGTTGGGGAATTATAAATTCCGGCATGAGGAGGTGGAAGCTTCAGAGGGAGTAGTGACTGATCGGGTAATGGGACATCCCCGGGTTGTTGAGGGGTCTGTGAGGAAGAAGGAGAGCAGCAGAAAGAAGCAGCGCAAGAGCAAAGAGGAACGGCTTGCGCGAGCCAAGCAGGAGCAGGCAGAGGAGCTGAAGCATCTCAAGAATTTGAAGAAGAAAGAGATTGCTGAGAAGCTTGAGAAGATCCGGATGATTGCTGGAATTGAAGGGGAAGCTGCCTGTAAGCTTGGTGCAGATGACTTGGAGGAAGATTTTGATCCAGAGGATTATGACAGGAAAATGCAGGAGATGTTTGATGACAGCTACTATGGTGCTGATGAGGTTGATCCTGGGTTTGGAAGTGGAGATGATTTGGATTTGGTCAAACCTGATTTTGACAAGGAAGATGAATTGCTTGGGTTACCTAAAGATTGGGCACCTGATGGTAAAGAAGGGTCTACTGCCACTGGtgagaagaagaaaaagaagaagaaaaataaggaGCTTGCAAATGGTGAGGAGGAAGGCGAGAAAAAGAAGGGGAAGATCTCTCTCAAGGACAAGGTGGAGCTTGAGAAGGAGCTTGATGAGTATTATAAGCTAGACTATGAGGACACCATTGGAGATCTGAAGACACGGTTCAAGTATAGGCAAGTTCAGCCAAACAGTTTTGGACTGGAGACGTATGAGATACTGCAATCAGATGACAGGGATCTGAACCAATATGTATCCATGAAGAAGCTAGCACCATATAGGGAGGATGAATGGCAGGTGACTCATCATAAGAAGCTGAGCAAAGATTTGATCCTTGGAGGACAGAAGATAGAAGGCAAGAAGGTCAAATCTCACAAGAAATCTAAGTCTGGGGAAGGCCCTAGTTCTGGGAGGCCAGAGACAGATAAGCCAACAAGTGAACAAGAAGAAACTGATGGCAAGACAGAGTCAAAAAGCAAGAAGCACAAGACTGGGAAGAGATCCAGGTCCGAGGATGGTCCTGGTTCTGAAAAGGCAGAGGAAGTCAAGTTGACAAGTGAGCAAGAAGATGCAGATGCCAAGACAAAGTCAAAGAAGAGCAAGAAGGCCAAGACTGGCAAGGAACCCAGGTCGGAGGAAGACCCTAGTTCTGGAAAGCCAGAGGAGGGCAAGTTAACAAGTGAAGAAGAAACAGGTGGCAAGAAAAAATCAACTAGAAGTGAGCGAAGGAACCGTCGAAGGAAGGAGTTGAAAATATCCAGGGACAGACAGGGGGCATACGGGCTGATAGATCTGAAGAGTCAGAAGAGCAATTGA
- the LOC125522145 gene encoding 60S ribosomal protein L30, with protein sequence MAPTKKAKKSGENINNKLQLVMKSGKYTLGYKTVLKTLRSSKGKLIILANNCPPLRKSEIEYYAMLAKISVHHFHGNNVDLGTACGKYYRVCCLSILDPGDSDIISTTTTTQ encoded by the exons ATGGCTCCCACCAAGAAGGCG AAGAAGAGCGGGGAGAACATCAACAACAAGCTGCAGCTGGTGATGAAGAGCGGCAAGTACACGCTCGGCTACAAGACCGTCCTCAAGACGCTGCGCAGCTCCAAGG GGAAGCTGATCATCCTCGCGAACAACTGCCCTCCCCTTAGGAAGTCAGAGATTGAGTACTACGCTATGTTGGCGAAAATTAGCGTGCACCACTTCCACGGAA ACAATGTTGATCTTGGAACTGCCTGCGGCAAGTACTACCGGGTGTGCTGCCTCAGCATCCTTGACCCTG GTGACTCGGACATCatcagcaccaccaccaccacccagtGA